The proteins below come from a single Spirochaetota bacterium genomic window:
- a CDS encoding SUMF1/EgtB/PvdO family nonheme iron enzyme yields the protein MIYANNQSSVTFPHGVADASTQTLTRKMFMQETDFTNSMAVQVLQWAYGQGKFSSTVGDHNGLSTATVKYGGQELIDLDAGDGDYGVGISYSAGVFAVKTGYGNKPLVMVSWYGAVMLCNWLTEMTDGSTANCVYSGIDTTWLADETVTDLTKTGYRLPTRIEYWYCARYRGNDSTNTVSGYTSPYFTQGDSASGATADYNNSTATAAVAVYGTSALADVKSKTANALGLYDMTGNVWKWLENYSGNGAYDVGSCWERAADQYLEIGVDASSNACNYPAWDVGFRMARTQ from the coding sequence ATGATCTATGCTAATAATCAATCAAGCGTAACATTCCCCCATGGCGTGGCGGATGCTTCGACGCAAACCCTCACCCGAAAGATGTTCATGCAGGAAACGGACTTCACTAATTCCATGGCCGTCCAGGTATTGCAATGGGCCTATGGCCAAGGGAAATTCAGTTCCACCGTTGGCGACCACAACGGCCTTTCCACTGCCACGGTAAAATATGGTGGTCAGGAGCTCATCGACCTCGACGCCGGGGACGGTGATTACGGAGTTGGCATATCATATAGTGCCGGCGTGTTCGCCGTCAAGACAGGATATGGGAATAAGCCCCTGGTCATGGTGTCATGGTACGGAGCGGTCATGCTCTGTAACTGGCTTACCGAGATGACGGACGGAAGCACTGCCAACTGCGTCTACTCTGGCATCGACACGACCTGGCTGGCCGATGAAACCGTGACGGATCTCACCAAGACTGGCTACCGGTTGCCAACCAGAATAGAGTACTGGTACTGCGCCCGGTATCGCGGAAATGACAGCACGAATACCGTGTCCGGGTACACCTCGCCATATTTCACGCAGGGCGACAGTGCGAGTGGGGCGACCGCTGACTATAACAACTCCACCGCAACCGCTGCCGTGGCGGTGTACGGAACGTCCGCTCTTGCAGATGTGAAAAGCAAGACCGCAAACGCACTCGGCCTCTACGACATGACCGGCAACGTGTGGAAGTGGCTGGAAAACTATAGCGGGAACGGTGCCTATGACGTTGGATCATGCTGGGAGCGTGCCGCCGATCAATACCTTGAGATCGGCGTGGACGCCAGTAGTAACGCCTGCAATTACCCGGCGTGGGACGTTGGCTTCCGCATGGCGAGGACTCAATAA